The Porites lutea chromosome 4, jaPorLute2.1, whole genome shotgun sequence genome contains a region encoding:
- the LOC140934051 gene encoding histamine N-methyltransferase-like — protein MACQALITCLESYLLSLKSCYASLSGGDPTPECIRDHLATLISDYVSDMLQLEDHTRKPLRVLGIGSGDGCKDICFLEVLSNGGPKIKDKYLQLFQRTIEPNEESLETFQAKSKYLPERLTSGADVKFEWFPMTFQEYVKKEKKDDINFDVVHFFHSAYYVDFETALVYCYEKELGSKGIIACAISHEESAFVRYSKEFSQQDLILNPGPYYSSKDITDLAKKNSWKYLECPGHYIPCDITSIFDHSSVEGNQLLNFLTHWVDFRATASQENRQKVLDYWKNVCEEDKDSEKRTVWMKVCMIVIVKGM, from the coding sequence ATGGCGTGCCAAGCGCTCATAACTTGTCTAGAATCCTATCTGCTATCCCTGAAAAGCTGTTACGCCTCACTGTCAGGAGGAGATCCTACGCCTGAGTGTATTAGAGACCACCTAGCTACTCTAATCAGCGATTACGTGAGTGATATGCTACAGCTAGAAGACCATACAAGGAAACCACTTCGTGTCCTTGGAATTGGAAGTGGGGATGGGTGTAaagatatttgttttcttgaagTGCTAAGCAATGGTGGTCCCAAAATAAAAGACAAATATCTGCAGCTCTTTCAACGTACCATCGAACCAAACGAGGAGAGTCTGGAAACCTTTCAAGCTAAATCAAAATATTTGCCCGAGCGTTTGACGAGCGGAGCTGATGTCAAATTTGAATGGTTCCCCATGACATTCCAAGAGTatgttaaaaaggaaaagaaagatgaCATCAATTTCGATGTGGttcattttttccatagcgCTTACTACGTTGATTTCGAAACAGCGCTCGTGTATTGCTATGAGAAGGAACTCGGGTCCAAGGGAATAATTGCATGCGCTATTTCGCATGAAGAGAGTGCGTTTGTAAGGTATAGCAAAGAATTTTCTCAGCAAGACTTGATCTTGAACCCTGGCCCTTACTACAGCAGCAAGGACATCACAGATTTGGCTAAAAAGAATAGCTGGAAATATTTGGAATGTCCTGGTCACTACATTCCCTGTGACATAACTTCTATCTTCGACCATTCTTCGGTAGAGGGAAATCAGTTATTAAATTTCCTGACACACTGGGTTGATTTCCGTGCAACTGCAAGCCAAGAAAATCGGCAAAAAGTTCTTGATTACTGGAAAAATGTTTGTGAGGAAGATAAAGACTCTGAAAAAAGAACAGTCTGGATGAAGGTGTGCATGATTGTAATTGTAAAAGGAATGTAG
- the LOC140935317 gene encoding ferrochelatase, mitochondrial-like: MALRFCRKVQTNHNILPSQSRQLLKNYLPCLSRVFCLKTSSAGSASGVSQPKIDSTVQVGSKPKTGVMLLNMGGPETTDDVHDFLLRLFSDRDLMVLPAQSKMAAWIARRRTPKIQKQYEKIGGGSPIKMWTEKQGEGMVKLLDEMCPETAPHKFYIGFRYVHPLTEDTVDEMERDGIERAVAFTQYPQYSCSTTGSSLNAIYRHYQQKGAVPSIKWSVIDRWPTHPGLVQAFAENVQAELAKFPADAQNDVVILFSAHSLPMKVVERGDPYPQEVAATVQRVMETLGHSHPYRLVWQSKVGPMPWLGPQTEDAIKGLAKKGKKNILLVPIAFTSDHIETLHELDIEYAEEVAHEAGIENIRRAASLNDSPTFIQAMADVVKSHLDSGVNCSRQLPLRCPMCVNPTCGLAKEFFLNSAL, translated from the exons ATGGCCTTAAGATTTTGTCGTAAAGTACAGACAAATCACA ATATTCTACCATCACAATCGAGGCAACTTCTCAAAAATTATCTACCATGTCTTTCACGAGTGTTCTGTCTCAAAACGTCCTCTGCCGGTTCAGCGAGTGGAGTTTCCCAACCAAAAATTGATAG tacgGTGCAAGTCGGTTCAAAGCCAAAGACTGGCGTAATGCTATTGAACATGGGTGGCCCCGAAACAACAGATGATGTACATGATTTCCTATTGCGACTCTTTTCTGATCGAGACCTCATGGTGTTACCAGCTCAAAG TAAAATGGCTGCCTGGATTGCAAGAAGAAGAACtcctaaaatacaaaaacagtaTGAGAAAATTGGTGGAGGATCTCCCATCAAAATGTGGACTGAGAAACAGGGCGAAGGGATGGTCAAACTGCTGGATGAGATGTGCCCTGAAACTG CACCACACAAGTTTTACATTGGATTTCGTTATGTGCATCCCTTGACAGAGGACACTGTTGACGAGATGGAAAG GGATGGAATAGAAAGGGCAGTGGCATTCACTCAGTATCCACAATACTCTTGTTCCACTACTGGAAGCAGTTTAAATGCAATCTACAGACATTACCAGCAGAAAGGAGCTGTGCCATCCATTAAATGGAGTGTGATTGACAGATGGCCAACACATCCAGGTTTAGTTCAG GCCTTTGCAGAAAATGTTCAGGCTGAATTAGCAAAGTTTCCTGCGGATGCCCAGAATGACGTAGTGATTCTTTTCTCTGCCCACTCTCTTCCAATGAAG GTTGTGGAGAGGGGCGATCCATATCCTCAAGAGGTTGCTGCCACTGTTCAACGTGTGATGGAGACCTTGGGCCACTCCCATCCATACAGACTTGTATGGCAGTCAAAG GTTGGTCCCATGCCATGGTTGGGACCTCAGACAGAGGATGCCATAAAGGGCCTtgcaaagaaaggaaaaaagaacatTCTGTTGGTCCCTATTGCATTTACCTCTGACCATATCGAGACACTTCATGAGCTGGACATAGAGTATGCTGAGGAAGTAGCACATGAG GCTGGTATCGAGAACATACGTCGAGCTGCTTCGTTGAATGACAGTCCGACTTTTATTCAG gcAATGGCTGATGTGGTGAAGTCTCATTTGGACTCTGGAGTCAACTGCTCTCGCCAGCTTCCTCTCCGCTGTCCAATGTGTGTGAACCCAACCTGTGGCCTCGCTAAAGAGTTCTTTCTCAACAGTGCATTGTGA